A single region of the Thermodesulfatator indicus DSM 15286 genome encodes:
- a CDS encoding 1-deoxy-D-xylulose-5-phosphate reductoisomerase — protein sequence MAKKIAILGSTGSIGRSTLEVVEAFPDRFKVVALTAGENIELLAKQAEKFKPLQVACKNEYLAEKLKPLLPKGVKLLHGKEGIIACARHPEVESVVSALVGSAGLLPTFAAVEAGKTLALANKESLVMAGKLLIEKARETGSQIIPVDSEHSAIFQALQAGRAQEVNKIILTASGGPFRERPKETFNKITPEEALKHPNWRMGPKITIDSATLMNKGLEVIEAHFLFNVPPEKIDVVIHPQSIVHSLVEFVDGSVIAQLGVPDMRVPIAYALSYPERLPLPFPKLDLVKASPLTFEVPDLEKFPCLALAYEALRLGGTAPAVLNAANEVAVEVFLEGRLRFDLIPEVIRETLVRADIKEPSSIDEVINADIFARIIAHQIIDELEKD from the coding sequence ATGGCTAAAAAGATAGCGATTTTGGGTTCAACTGGTTCAATAGGGCGAAGCACCCTTGAGGTGGTAGAGGCCTTTCCTGACCGTTTTAAGGTCGTAGCTCTAACGGCTGGAGAAAACATTGAACTCCTGGCTAAACAGGCTGAGAAATTCAAGCCTTTGCAGGTGGCCTGCAAAAATGAATACCTGGCGGAAAAATTAAAACCCCTTTTGCCCAAAGGCGTAAAGCTTCTCCACGGAAAAGAAGGGATTATCGCCTGTGCCAGACACCCCGAAGTGGAAAGCGTAGTTTCGGCGTTGGTGGGTTCAGCTGGGCTTCTCCCCACCTTTGCCGCGGTGGAGGCAGGAAAGACTCTGGCCCTGGCCAACAAAGAGTCCCTGGTAATGGCTGGAAAGCTCCTCATAGAAAAGGCCCGAGAAACCGGTAGCCAAATTATCCCTGTTGACAGCGAACATTCGGCAATTTTTCAGGCCTTACAGGCCGGACGTGCTCAAGAAGTCAATAAAATTATTCTCACCGCCTCTGGTGGACCGTTTCGGGAAAGGCCAAAAGAGACTTTTAACAAGATAACGCCTGAGGAGGCCTTAAAACATCCGAACTGGCGGATGGGGCCTAAAATTACCATAGATTCAGCTACTCTTATGAATAAAGGTCTTGAGGTCATAGAGGCCCACTTTCTCTTTAATGTCCCGCCTGAAAAAATAGATGTGGTTATTCATCCCCAAAGCATTGTCCATTCTCTGGTGGAGTTTGTTGACGGCTCAGTTATAGCCCAGCTTGGCGTACCGGACATGCGTGTGCCCATTGCTTACGCCCTTTCTTATCCTGAAAGGCTACCTCTGCCCTTTCCGAAGCTTGATTTGGTTAAAGCCTCACCGCTTACCTTTGAAGTCCCTGACCTTGAGAAATTTCCCTGTCTGGCCCTGGCTTATGAGGCCCTGCGCCTGGGAGGCACGGCTCCGGCGGTGTTAAACGCCGCTAACGAAGTCGCCGTTGAAGTTTTTTTAGAAGGAAGGCTTCGTTTTGACTTAATTCCTGAGGTGATAAGAGAAACTCTTGTCCGGGCAGATATTAAAGAACCATCGTCTATAGATGAGGTCATAAATGCC
- a CDS encoding phosphatidate cytidylyltransferase, translating into MNKSRILTAIVLLPLLVSAILKAPLWFLAFLATAATLIAWHEFTGMAKFNTKVFILGGLALVGSFLAIYFYKVFAPGLWLGFFLILLYFLKHYKRPEDQKDFLFSLAGYAYVFLGFSHLYLVLTLPEGRFWFLVLIATIFGTDTGAYYTGRTLGKHKLSPVISPKKTWEGAIGGTLLGVILATGLNFVFGLASLAFILPLAFLASIVGQMGDLMESIIKRGFGVKDSGSLLPGHGGILDRVDALIFAAPLFYWLIIWYHG; encoded by the coding sequence ATGAATAAGTCCCGCATACTTACCGCCATAGTCCTGCTTCCTTTATTAGTATCGGCTATTTTGAAGGCTCCGCTATGGTTTTTAGCTTTTTTGGCTACAGCCGCGACCTTGATTGCCTGGCATGAATTTACCGGGATGGCCAAGTTTAATACTAAAGTCTTTATCCTAGGTGGCCTGGCTTTAGTGGGCAGCTTTCTAGCCATTTACTTTTATAAGGTGTTTGCCCCGGGCCTCTGGCTGGGTTTCTTTCTTATTTTGCTCTATTTTCTTAAACATTATAAAAGGCCTGAAGACCAGAAAGATTTTCTCTTTTCTCTAGCCGGTTACGCCTATGTCTTTCTCGGTTTTTCTCATCTTTACCTGGTTTTAACCTTGCCAGAGGGTCGTTTCTGGTTTCTCGTGCTCATAGCCACTATTTTTGGCACGGATACCGGTGCGTATTACACCGGAAGAACCTTAGGAAAACATAAGCTTTCTCCCGTAATAAGCCCGAAAAAGACCTGGGAAGGGGCTATTGGCGGCACTCTTTTGGGGGTAATTTTAGCCACGGGGTTAAACTTTGTTTTCGGGCTGGCGTCATTAGCTTTTATTCTGCCCCTTGCCTTTTTGGCCTCAATAGTTGGGCAGATGGGAGACCTCATGGAATCTATCATTAAACGGGGTTTTGGCGTAAAAGACTCCGGGAGCCTTCTTCCCGGGCACGGTGGTATTTTAGACCGGGTTGACGCTTTAATCTTTGCCGCACCGCTATTTTACTGGTTAATTATCTGGTATCATGGCTAA
- a CDS encoding isoprenyl transferase has protein sequence MIQGLDPKKIPAHVAIIMDGNGRWAKARHLPRIMGHREGMKSVRAVVEAARKVGVKVLTLYAFSKENWQRPKEEVSFLMKLLSEYLQKEVDELHEKDVQIRAIGEIELLPRQVLELLDKAIKKTKNNQGLILNLALSYGGRAEIARAARLIAEACLKGDLKPQEIDEELFGRFLYTADLPDPDLLIRTSGEKRISNFLLYQCAYTEFYFTPTLWPDFREKEFIEALKDYQARERRFGKISEQVHE, from the coding sequence ATGATTCAAGGCCTTGATCCTAAAAAAATACCGGCCCACGTGGCCATAATTATGGATGGCAACGGCAGGTGGGCCAAAGCCCGTCATCTGCCTCGTATCATGGGGCACCGGGAGGGCATGAAGTCCGTGCGGGCGGTGGTGGAAGCGGCCCGTAAAGTAGGGGTAAAGGTGCTCACCCTCTACGCCTTTTCCAAAGAAAACTGGCAACGCCCTAAAGAAGAAGTATCTTTTTTAATGAAGCTTCTTTCTGAATACCTCCAAAAAGAGGTTGACGAACTGCATGAAAAAGACGTGCAAATAAGGGCCATTGGCGAGATAGAACTTCTTCCCCGGCAAGTGTTAGAATTACTTGATAAGGCTATCAAAAAGACGAAAAATAATCAGGGGCTTATCTTGAATCTGGCCTTAAGTTATGGTGGTAGAGCAGAAATTGCGAGAGCCGCGAGACTTATAGCCGAGGCCTGCCTTAAAGGAGACTTAAAACCTCAAGAAATTGACGAAGAATTATTTGGCCGTTTTTTATACACGGCAGATCTTCCTGATCCTGATCTTCTCATTCGCACCAGCGGCGAAAAACGTATTTCAAACTTTTTGCTTTACCAGTGTGCCTACACTGAATTTTATTTCACGCCTACTCTTTGGCCTGATTTTCGTGAAAAAGAATTCATTGAAGCCCTTAAAGATTATCAGGCCCGGGAACGCCGTTTTGGCAAAATAAGCGAACAAGTCCATGAATAA
- the frr gene encoding ribosome recycling factor: protein MIKDLLEDAKRRMAKSVETFKNEIARIRTGRASVALLDGVKVDYYGTLMPLNQMATISVADAHLILVQPWDVSAIGAIEKAIQRAELGLNPVNDGKVIRIAVPPLTEERRKELVKMVRKIAEEARVAVRNIRRDVMDDLKELKKEGEISEDDFFRAQEQVQKITDEFIGKIEKLLEQKEKDIMTI from the coding sequence ATGATAAAAGATTTGTTAGAAGACGCCAAACGGCGTATGGCCAAGTCTGTTGAGACTTTTAAAAACGAAATCGCCCGTATAAGAACCGGCCGCGCTTCTGTGGCCTTACTTGACGGAGTAAAAGTAGATTACTACGGAACACTTATGCCCCTTAATCAGATGGCCACTATAAGTGTGGCTGATGCCCATCTGATTTTAGTTCAGCCCTGGGATGTATCAGCTATTGGGGCCATTGAGAAGGCCATCCAGCGGGCTGAACTAGGGCTAAATCCCGTAAACGACGGCAAAGTCATCCGCATTGCCGTGCCACCTCTTACTGAAGAACGGCGCAAAGAGCTAGTTAAGATGGTTCGCAAAATTGCCGAAGAAGCCCGAGTAGCGGTGCGGAACATTAGACGCGACGTAATGGACGACTTAAAAGAACTTAAGAAAGAAGGCGAGATTTCTGAAGACGACTTTTTCCGCGCCCAGGAACAGGTGCAAAAAATAACCGACGAATTCATCGGAAAAATAGAAAAGCTCCTGGAACAAAAAGAAAAGGACATAATGACCATTTAA
- the pyrH gene encoding UMP kinase, which produces MAEEVPRYRRVLLKLSGEALMGPAAYGIDPSVLTFISKEIAALRRLKVETGIVIGGGNIFRGLAGVAQGFDRVRADQMGMLATVLNAIALAEGLQKHGVPTKVLSAYEIRSVVEPFVREKALSYLEEGYFVVFAAGTGNPYFTTDTAAILRALEIKAEIVFKATKVDGVYSADPVKDPSAKKFNFLTYEEVLEKNLRVMDLTAITLARDNNLPLMVFNMQEPGNILKAVLGQKVGTLVGGGA; this is translated from the coding sequence ATGGCTGAGGAGGTTCCGCGATACAGACGCGTCCTCCTTAAGTTAAGCGGCGAGGCCCTTATGGGCCCTGCCGCCTACGGTATTGACCCTTCGGTTTTAACCTTCATTTCTAAAGAAATAGCAGCCCTTCGTCGCCTAAAAGTTGAAACAGGTATAGTCATAGGTGGTGGGAACATATTCAGGGGGCTCGCTGGCGTGGCTCAGGGGTTTGACCGGGTGCGGGCCGACCAGATGGGAATGCTGGCCACGGTATTAAATGCCATTGCCCTGGCTGAGGGGCTTCAAAAACACGGAGTGCCCACCAAAGTGCTTTCTGCATATGAAATAAGAAGCGTGGTAGAGCCTTTTGTACGTGAGAAGGCACTATCTTACCTTGAGGAAGGCTACTTTGTGGTGTTTGCCGCCGGCACTGGTAACCCGTATTTTACCACGGATACCGCGGCCATATTAAGGGCCCTTGAGATCAAAGCCGAGATAGTTTTTAAGGCCACCAAGGTTGACGGCGTTTACAGCGCTGACCCGGTCAAAGACCCTTCAGCCAAAAAGTTTAACTTTTTGACTTATGAGGAAGTCCTTGAAAAAAACTTACGGGTTATGGATTTAACGGCTATAACCCTTGCCAGAGACAATAACCTGCCCCTAATGGTTTTTAACATGCAGGAACCAGGCAACATACTTAAAGCCGTTTTAGGGCAAAAAGTGGGAACGCTGGTGGGAGGTGGAGCATGA
- the tsf gene encoding translation elongation factor Ts: MAEITMDMIKKLREKTAAGFMDCKKALEEAGGDMEKAVDLLRQKGLAVAAKRADKATNEGVVAAYIHANKKLGAMVEVNCETDFVARTEEFQQFAYDIAMHIAAANPICVAREDIPEDILNREKEIYIAQAKESGKPEHVIEKIVQGKLEKFYKEVILLEQPFVKNPDLTIQDILNELMSKTGERVQIKRFARFQVGEE, encoded by the coding sequence ATGGCAGAAATTACCATGGACATGATTAAAAAACTTAGAGAAAAAACCGCCGCCGGTTTTATGGACTGCAAAAAGGCCCTGGAAGAGGCCGGTGGAGATATGGAAAAGGCCGTTGACCTTTTGCGCCAGAAGGGACTGGCCGTAGCGGCCAAGCGGGCGGATAAGGCCACTAACGAAGGCGTGGTGGCTGCTTACATCCACGCCAACAAGAAGCTTGGCGCTATGGTAGAAGTAAACTGCGAGACGGATTTCGTGGCCAGAACCGAAGAATTTCAGCAGTTTGCCTACGATATCGCCATGCACATTGCCGCGGCAAATCCCATTTGCGTAGCCAGAGAAGATATCCCTGAAGATATCCTCAATCGTGAAAAAGAAATTTATATTGCTCAGGCCAAAGAAAGTGGCAAGCCCGAACACGTGATTGAAAAAATCGTCCAGGGTAAACTTGAAAAATTCTACAAAGAGGTAATCCTTTTAGAGCAGCCCTTTGTTAAAAACCCGGACTTAACCATTCAGGACATACTTAACGAACTCATGTCAAAGACTGGTGAGCGCGTTCAGATTAAGCGCTTTGCCAGATTTCAAGTAGGAGAAGAATAA
- the rpsB gene encoding 30S ribosomal protein S2, whose product MSRLTMKQLLEAGVHFGHQTRRWNPKMKPFIFGERNGIHIIDLQQTVKLFDVAYDFLVDTVANGGKVLFVGTKRQAQDTIKEEAERCGMFYVNHRWLGGTLTNFRTIRRSIEKLKQLEEWFEDGTIERFPKKERLKLERLKQKLERNLGGIKDMEDLPQAIYIVDPKKEHIAVLEARKLGIPIVAIVDTNCDPDLIDYIIPGNDDAIRAIKLITSRLADACLEGKALWEEKLQAETDKEIEAEMLEEAQEGAEDTEKLAEEIVSEALAEAESETAIQEETTQQ is encoded by the coding sequence ATGTCTCGTCTCACTATGAAACAGCTTTTAGAAGCCGGTGTCCACTTTGGGCACCAGACCCGCCGCTGGAATCCGAAGATGAAGCCCTTTATCTTCGGAGAAAGAAACGGTATCCACATTATTGATCTTCAACAAACGGTTAAACTCTTTGACGTAGCCTACGATTTTCTCGTTGATACCGTGGCTAACGGTGGCAAAGTTCTTTTTGTGGGCACCAAAAGGCAGGCCCAGGACACCATCAAGGAAGAAGCTGAACGCTGTGGCATGTTTTACGTAAATCACCGCTGGCTCGGTGGCACGCTTACCAACTTCCGCACCATTCGCCGAAGCATTGAAAAGCTAAAGCAGCTTGAAGAATGGTTTGAAGACGGAACAATTGAGCGCTTTCCCAAAAAAGAACGCTTAAAGCTTGAAAGGTTAAAGCAGAAGCTTGAAAGAAACCTGGGCGGTATCAAAGATATGGAAGACCTGCCCCAGGCCATCTACATCGTTGACCCTAAAAAAGAACACATTGCCGTGCTTGAAGCGAGAAAACTCGGTATCCCCATTGTGGCTATTGTGGACACCAACTGCGACCCGGATCTTATTGACTATATCATTCCTGGAAACGACGATGCCATTCGTGCCATTAAGCTTATCACCAGCCGGTTGGCTGATGCCTGCTTGGAAGGAAAGGCCCTCTGGGAGGAAAAACTCCAGGCAGAGACTGACAAAGAAATAGAAGCAGAAATGCTTGAAGAAGCTCAGGAAGGTGCCGAAGACACAGAAAAATTAGCTGAGGAAATAGTAAGCGAGGCTTTAGCCGAAGCCGAATCTGAAACAGCCATTCAGGAAGAAACCACCCAGCAATAA
- a CDS encoding flagellar hook-basal body complex protein: MGLTDALFASTSGLRSLGHGMSVVGDNVANLNTSAFKGARITFSDVMAQRINTSSGSGQMGRGASINALYPMMQQGSFESTASPTDLAIAGNGFFILKDPKSAGNTFYTRDGQFLVEKQGYLVNPAGLRVQGWQIDEVSGDITGALQDIQIQRSSPPVQTSKIDVITNLDAREELENIEIPLEGNVYVASGDPPETITTNFVVRDINGQDIPIKVELTWNGTTQKWDSYQIIYETTGEVLASGADTTATKATIELPLTKEKILINWSNVTHEDGLQEGLNVPGPAGLIKLDNDNNTPIPENTWKSIDVTVKDINGNDVSLRIYLYFQNGTPPNNTDFPAEIRDKLPELADGRWHYLVFQPPTTGATLPADENGTLLSWGANISDIKRNASFFLDGTTQKIDLNWDNVDTGGAGNLATIQSESGEDFFRLQQINTLYDQWDARKDTPLASTDYTYRTTLTIYDSLGTPHEVTIYYDRTSRDNVYEFLVACNPDEDQRDFTFDSVPMQWTTTEGSVTVKREIPSGNTLTQVKKGVLMYGRVEFDNQGNIKNFYDTYRVDPNTGDIVQIVNDSGNPVSDTIDGFDVIGSHGYPIVTADFLGLNLDQDPPQTDETLAAAYNDIQKIELNFGYYYKDGAWRSESVRTTQYATSNSTIFYDQDGYGPGYLESISVDTEGVLTGHYSNGRVIPLWMVGLANFNAPEMLDKAGGNLYRETTHSGPPVTGKPGTNGLGSIAPNSLEQSNVDLGEQFVKMITIQRGFQADARTITVTDAMLEELINLKR; the protein is encoded by the coding sequence ATGGGTTTAACAGATGCCCTTTTTGCTAGTACCAGTGGTTTGAGGAGTTTAGGCCACGGCATGAGCGTGGTGGGTGACAATGTAGCTAATCTTAATACCTCGGCTTTTAAAGGGGCCCGCATAACCTTTTCAGACGTAATGGCCCAGCGCATTAATACCAGCTCTGGTTCTGGCCAGATGGGCCGCGGAGCTTCTATTAATGCCCTTTATCCCATGATGCAACAAGGTTCTTTTGAGTCCACCGCCAGCCCCACTGACTTGGCCATTGCGGGAAATGGTTTTTTTATCCTTAAAGATCCAAAATCAGCTGGTAATACCTTTTACACCAGAGATGGCCAGTTTTTGGTGGAAAAACAGGGCTATCTGGTTAACCCCGCAGGGCTTAGGGTGCAGGGCTGGCAGATAGACGAAGTCTCAGGCGATATAACCGGGGCCTTACAAGATATCCAGATTCAGAGAAGCTCACCTCCTGTCCAGACATCCAAAATAGATGTAATAACTAATTTAGACGCTAGGGAAGAATTGGAAAATATAGAAATCCCTTTAGAAGGGAATGTGTATGTAGCGTCAGGGGATCCTCCAGAGACCATAACTACTAACTTTGTGGTTCGCGATATAAATGGTCAAGATATTCCTATAAAAGTAGAGCTTACCTGGAATGGAACTACCCAAAAGTGGGACAGTTATCAGATAATTTATGAAACCACTGGTGAAGTATTGGCAAGCGGAGCAGATACTACGGCGACAAAAGCTACCATTGAGTTGCCACTCACCAAAGAAAAAATATTAATAAATTGGTCAAATGTTACCCACGAAGACGGACTTCAAGAAGGATTAAACGTTCCTGGGCCAGCTGGCCTCATTAAATTAGACAACGATAATAATACTCCTATTCCTGAAAATACTTGGAAATCTATCGATGTAACTGTCAAAGATATTAATGGAAATGATGTTTCTTTAAGGATATATTTATATTTTCAAAATGGAACCCCTCCTAACAATACTGACTTTCCTGCAGAAATAAGAGATAAATTGCCGGAGCTTGCTGATGGGCGTTGGCATTATTTAGTATTTCAACCCCCTACTACCGGAGCCACTTTGCCAGCTGATGAAAATGGTACTCTTCTTTCTTGGGGAGCGAATATTAGTGACATTAAACGAAATGCTTCTTTTTTTCTGGATGGCACCACTCAAAAAATAGACCTTAATTGGGACAATGTTGATACAGGAGGGGCAGGAAATCTAGCTACTATCCAAAGTGAATCTGGAGAAGACTTTTTCCGCCTACAACAAATAAATACTCTTTATGACCAGTGGGATGCTAGAAAAGATACCCCTTTGGCTAGTACTGATTATACATATAGAACCACCCTTACAATATACGATTCTTTGGGAACACCCCATGAAGTAACGATTTATTATGATAGAACAAGTAGAGACAATGTATATGAATTTTTAGTTGCCTGTAACCCTGACGAAGATCAAAGAGATTTTACTTTTGATAGCGTACCTATGCAATGGACTACCACCGAAGGCTCAGTTACAGTAAAAAGAGAAATTCCCTCTGGAAATACTCTAACCCAAGTTAAAAAAGGAGTATTGATGTATGGAAGAGTTGAATTTGATAATCAGGGAAATATAAAAAACTTTTATGATACTTATAGAGTTGACCCTAACACAGGGGATATTGTCCAAATTGTTAACGATTCTGGCAACCCGGTAAGTGATACCATCGATGGTTTTGATGTTATTGGTTCTCATGGTTATCCTATAGTTACGGCTGACTTTTTAGGTCTTAATCTGGATCAGGACCCCCCGCAAACAGATGAGACCTTAGCCGCCGCTTATAACGATATTCAAAAAATAGAATTGAACTTTGGCTATTATTATAAAGATGGTGCCTGGCGGTCAGAGTCTGTGCGTACCACTCAATATGCCACCAGTAACTCTACCATTTTTTACGACCAGGACGGCTACGGCCCAGGCTACCTTGAGTCCATCTCTGTTGATACCGAAGGCGTGCTCACCGGGCACTACTCAAACGGCCGAGTTATTCCCCTCTGGATGGTAGGGCTGGCTAATTTTAACGCCCCAGAGATGCTTGATAAGGCCGGAGGAAACCTCTACCGAGAAACTACCCACTCAGGGCCCCCGGTTACCGGAAAGCCAGGCACTAACGGCCTTGGCTCCATTGCCCCTAACAGCCTTGAGCAGTCAAACGTTGACCTCGGCGAGCAGTTCGTAAAGATGATAACCATTCAGCGTGGCTTTCAGGCTGATGCCCGCACCATCACCGTAACTGACGCCATGCTTGAAGAGCTTATCAACCTCAAACGATAA
- a CDS encoding flagellar basal body rod C-terminal domain-containing protein, translating into MVHLITLQRAFQSNARIITTADQMLEDFLRQV; encoded by the coding sequence ATGGTCCATTTAATAACTCTACAGCGGGCCTTTCAAAGCAATGCCCGCATTATTACTACGGCGGACCAGATGCTTGAGGACTTTTTGCGCCAGGTTTAG
- a CDS encoding flagellar hook-basal body complex protein has protein sequence MGLFGSIYVGKSGVSTMSHGIGVTADNLANLESTGFRANRALFEDMFGNVNTEAPPYNKKGLGSRVKDIEVLYHEGPIKQTESPSDLAISGKGFFMVSDGENTFFTRDGQFIPRKLDSGALRLSLPTGYDLLGWNIPEGVDPETVTTGELTPIEIPSYIDGQASSKIVLQMNFDASKPTEVIEDNLIDNWNANNDPPIDKGGYEFKTELPIYDSLGNLHNLSLYVDTTTEPRVFEFLITMDPELDPRGQGQYAGALLTGKIRFGAMGELEGLEDLELITDTNGTRTPLNNFSEEGFPQFTVNFGSQSQNIALDFGIKFDSQTGTWQRLDDHASTAFASPFTVLNENIDGYPPGFFKNLKVSEKGIVEASYTNNQTFSAARIPIALFGSPDELERAGGIFLRPLAEQSQKFFRQEKIALGPFLVAPLKGQTLMWPTKWSI, from the coding sequence ATGGGCCTTTTCGGAAGCATTTACGTAGGCAAAAGTGGTGTTTCTACCATGAGCCACGGCATAGGCGTTACGGCAGATAACTTAGCCAATTTAGAAAGCACAGGCTTCAGAGCTAACCGGGCGTTATTTGAGGACATGTTCGGCAACGTGAACACCGAGGCCCCGCCTTATAACAAAAAAGGCCTTGGTAGCAGAGTGAAAGATATAGAAGTCCTTTATCACGAAGGCCCAATAAAACAAACCGAGAGCCCTTCAGACCTCGCCATTTCAGGTAAAGGCTTTTTTATGGTCTCTGACGGTGAGAACACTTTTTTTACCCGTGATGGGCAGTTTATACCTCGTAAATTGGACTCTGGTGCTTTAAGGCTTTCTTTGCCAACTGGCTATGATCTGCTTGGCTGGAATATTCCTGAAGGCGTTGACCCTGAAACTGTTACTACCGGGGAGCTAACACCTATAGAAATCCCAAGCTACATTGACGGGCAGGCCAGCAGTAAAATCGTCCTCCAGATGAATTTTGACGCCAGCAAACCTACCGAAGTAATTGAAGACAATCTTATTGATAACTGGAATGCTAACAATGACCCGCCAATTGATAAAGGCGGTTATGAATTTAAAACTGAACTACCAATTTATGACAGCCTTGGTAATTTACACAATCTTTCTTTGTATGTTGACACCACTACCGAACCCAGGGTTTTTGAATTTTTAATCACCATGGACCCTGAACTTGACCCTCGCGGTCAGGGGCAGTATGCCGGGGCCCTGCTTACAGGAAAAATCCGCTTTGGGGCCATGGGAGAATTAGAAGGCCTTGAAGACCTGGAACTAATAACCGATACCAACGGGACCCGCACCCCCTTAAACAACTTTTCCGAAGAAGGTTTTCCCCAATTTACCGTTAACTTTGGCTCACAAAGCCAAAATATAGCCCTTGACTTTGGAATCAAGTTTGACAGTCAAACGGGCACCTGGCAGCGCCTTGATGACCACGCCAGCACGGCCTTTGCTTCTCCCTTCACCGTGCTTAACGAGAATATAGACGGCTATCCTCCAGGCTTTTTTAAAAACTTGAAGGTTTCTGAAAAGGGCATTGTTGAGGCAAGTTATACTAATAACCAGACCTTTTCCGCGGCTCGTATTCCTATTGCCCTTTTTGGTAGTCCTGATGAACTTGAGCGAGCGGGGGGAATCTTTTTAAGGCCGTTGGCGGAGCAGAGCCAGAAGTTTTTCCGCCAGGAAAAGATAGCCCTGGGGCCATTTTTGGTGGCGCCCTTGAAGGGTCAAACGTTGATGTGGCCAACGAAATGGTCCATTTAA
- a CDS encoding flagellar hook assembly protein FlgD encodes MINNTEQAPKLFTELDNSPKTRVPKKVLDRDDFMVLFIKQLEYQDPLKPLDNNEMATQLALFNQVDQLYDLNEKLSKIADIAKGSTLQTIASLIGKKASVKNHLLRVEGGKFLGGEIEAKEATDNILAKIYDANGNLVKVLDLGPLSVGKHELDWDATDKNGNQVADGTYRLVLEPKNPKDLDNLSIKTIGRLTGALLEDGEYKLLFNGKDTISLTDLEKVLAEDE; translated from the coding sequence ATGATAAATAACACAGAACAGGCTCCCAAACTTTTTACTGAACTTGACAATTCTCCCAAAACCAGAGTTCCCAAAAAAGTTCTAGATCGTGACGACTTTATGGTTCTTTTTATCAAACAACTAGAATACCAAGATCCATTAAAACCTCTGGATAATAACGAAATGGCTACTCAATTAGCGCTATTTAACCAAGTTGACCAACTTTACGACTTAAATGAAAAATTATCAAAAATAGCAGATATAGCTAAGGGAAGTACTCTCCAAACTATTGCTAGTTTGATTGGTAAAAAAGCATCAGTCAAAAATCACTTACTACGAGTTGAAGGTGGTAAATTTCTAGGAGGAGAAATCGAGGCTAAAGAAGCTACAGATAATATTTTAGCTAAAATCTATGATGCTAATGGCAACCTTGTCAAAGTCCTAGACCTTGGTCCTCTTTCTGTCGGAAAACATGAACTTGACTGGGACGCTACGGACAAAAATGGAAATCAAGTCGCTGACGGTACCTATCGTTTAGTACTAGAACCTAAAAATCCCAAAGATCTGGATAACTTATCAATTAAAACTATTGGTCGTTTAACTGGTGCTCTTTTGGAGGACGGAGAATACAAACTTCTTTTTAACGGCAAGGATACTATATCTCTCACTGACCTTGAAAAAGTCTTGGCGGAGGATGAGTAA